A genomic window from Nocardioides jiangxiensis includes:
- a CDS encoding PepSY-associated TM helix domain-containing protein — MSDTRVVDPVDDPTPTRRKAKPSGGLFRAFWRWHFYASFLVIPVLLVLAGTGLIYLLRFQVEPVLHGDLLKVDVPAGASRLSYDDQAAAVRKAYPDGRIASVVEPSAPDRSTDFTVSTATPGSREAEDATIREVYVDPYSGRVLGALDPDHTLSGWAKNTHKDMMLGTPGRYVLELGACWSIVMALTGYYLHWRGRTARARRRLAKARGAALRHRHATVGLAVGIGLLGLVVSGLPWTVWWGAKVQTLASSQGTSMWSADPGAQSSAPTLDASVPHSHNVPWGSGRSPVPSSAPEQEGASPVGVDYAIGAAERRGLSHPMTVVLPADATGVYSVMGYAFHAPSREATVHVDQFTGQPVAQYGYGDYSALAKVVDQGIALHEGRRFGSLNLAVSAAFCLAVIFLCLAGPLMWWRRRPRGSSLGAPRGRLDVRTGPFAVAGLAGLALVLPVFGASLVAVFALDQLVLRRVTPLKNFFNVA, encoded by the coding sequence GGGCACCGGCCTGATCTACCTGCTCCGGTTCCAGGTCGAGCCGGTCCTCCACGGCGACCTCCTGAAGGTCGACGTCCCCGCCGGCGCCAGCCGCCTGTCGTACGACGACCAGGCCGCTGCCGTCCGGAAGGCCTACCCCGACGGCCGGATCGCCTCCGTCGTCGAGCCGTCGGCACCCGACCGGTCGACCGACTTCACCGTGTCCACCGCGACGCCCGGATCCCGGGAGGCCGAGGACGCCACGATCCGCGAGGTCTACGTCGACCCGTACTCCGGGCGGGTCCTGGGGGCGCTGGACCCGGACCACACCCTGTCCGGGTGGGCGAAGAACACCCACAAGGACATGATGCTGGGGACCCCCGGGCGCTATGTCCTCGAGCTCGGCGCCTGCTGGTCCATCGTCATGGCCCTCACCGGCTACTACCTCCACTGGCGCGGACGGACCGCGCGGGCGCGGCGGAGGCTCGCGAAGGCACGGGGCGCCGCCCTCCGTCACCGGCACGCCACGGTCGGCTTGGCGGTCGGGATCGGCCTGCTCGGGCTCGTCGTCTCCGGCCTCCCGTGGACGGTCTGGTGGGGTGCGAAGGTGCAGACCCTCGCCAGCAGCCAGGGCACGAGCATGTGGTCGGCCGACCCCGGCGCCCAGTCCTCCGCGCCGACGCTCGACGCCTCGGTACCGCACAGCCACAACGTGCCGTGGGGATCGGGGAGGAGCCCCGTGCCGTCCTCCGCGCCGGAGCAGGAGGGCGCGTCACCGGTCGGCGTCGACTACGCCATCGGAGCAGCCGAACGCCGCGGCCTCTCCCACCCTATGACCGTGGTCCTCCCGGCTGACGCGACGGGCGTCTACTCGGTGATGGGCTACGCCTTCCACGCACCGAGCAGGGAGGCGACGGTGCACGTCGACCAGTTCACCGGGCAGCCCGTGGCGCAGTACGGCTACGGCGACTACTCCGCCCTCGCGAAGGTCGTCGACCAGGGCATCGCCCTGCACGAGGGCCGCCGGTTCGGCTCGCTGAACCTCGCCGTCAGCGCGGCGTTCTGCCTGGCGGTGATCTTCCTGTGCCTCGCCGGCCCGCTCATGTGGTGGCGCCGACGGCCCCGCGGCTCCTCCCTGGGCGCGCCGCGTGGTCGCCTGGACGTGCGGACCGGACCGTTCGCCGTCGCCGGCCTCGCCGGCCTCGCCCTTGTCCTCCCGGTTTTCGGTGCTTCACTGGTCGCGGTCTTCGCGCTCGACCAGCTGGTGCTCCGCCGGGTCACCCCGCTGAAGAACTTCTTCAACGTCGCCTGA